The following are from one region of the Camarhynchus parvulus chromosome 3, STF_HiC, whole genome shotgun sequence genome:
- the FABP7 gene encoding fatty acid-binding protein, brain — MVEAFCATWKLVDSHNFDEYMKALGVGFATRQVGNVTKPTVIISTEGDKVVIKTQSTFKNTEISFKLGEEFDETTPDDRNCKSVVTLDGEKLVHVQKWDGKETNFVREIKDGKMVMTLTFGDVVAVRHYEKA; from the exons ATGGTCGAGGCTTTCTGCGCCACCTGGAAGTTGGTAGACAGCCACAACTTCGACGAGTACATGAAGGCACTGG GAGTGGGGTTTGCGACACGGCAGGTGGGAAATGTGACTAAACCCACTGTGATTATCAGCACCGAGGGGGACAAAGTAGTGATCAAAACTCAAAGCACtttcaaaaacacagaaatcagcTTTAAACTCGGAGAGGAATTTGATGAAACTACCCCCGATGACAGAAATTGCAAA TCAGTTGTGACCCTGGATGGAGAGAAGCTAGTGCACGTACAGAAATGGGACGGCAAAGAGACAAACTTTGTGAGAGAAATAAAGGATGGCAAAATGGTAATG ACTCTTACCTTTGGTGATGTGGTTGCTGTTCGTCACTATGAAAAAGCATAG
- the PKIB gene encoding cAMP-dependent protein kinase inhibitor beta has translation MTDVEPVVTDFASSGRSGRRNALPDILGSPAGAGTSDLPHKLAELSVSEDAGAEGGEVSSSKALLESQEAEGKRNDS, from the exons ATGACTGATGTAGAGCCTGTGGTCACAGATTTTGCCTCATCAGGACGGTCAGGCCGCCGAAATGCCTTACCAGATATCCTGGGctctcctgctggtgctgggactTCAGACCTGCCACACAAACTGGCTGAGCTCTCTGTTTCAGAAG atgcaggagcagagggtggAGAAGTGTCATCATCCAAAGCCTTGCTGGAAAGTCAAGAGGCGGAAGGAAAACGCAATGATTCCTAA